In Raphanus sativus cultivar WK10039 chromosome 5, ASM80110v3, whole genome shotgun sequence, the following proteins share a genomic window:
- the LOC108859613 gene encoding purple acid phosphatase 22: MNVFALFFSLNLLFLCPFLSQADVPELSREPPRPIVFVPHDRSKSDPQQVHVSLAGMDHMRVTYITEDKKVESVVEYGTQPGKYDRKNTGESTSYKYFFYSSGKIHHVKIGPLEPNTTYYYKCGCNGPEFSFKTPPSSFPVEFAIVGDLGQTEWTAATLAQIKSQDYDVFLLPGDLSYADTNQPLWDSFGRLVEPLASKRPWMVTQGNHEIEFFPIIEHTTFKSYNSRWLMPYTESLSESNLYYSFDVAGIHTIMLGSYTDFDSESDQYQWLQADLAKVDRKMTPWVIVLLHAPWYNTNEAHEGEGESMREAMESLLFNARVDVVFAGHVHAYERFKRVYNNKVDQCGPIYITIGDGGNREGLATSFKKPPSPLSVFREPSFGHGRLKVIDEKRAHWSWHRNNDSNTVLADEVWLESLSALSSCWPSSQSHDEL, encoded by the exons ATGAACGTTTTTGCTCTCTTTTTTAGTTTGAATCTTTTGTTCCTTTGTCCGTTCTTGTCTCAAGCCGATGTACCGGAACTCAGCCGCGAGCCCCCTCGTCCCATTGTCTTTGTCCCTCATGACCGCTCCAAATCTGATCCACAACAG GTGCACGTATCACTGGCGGGTATGGACCACATGAGAGTAACATACATAACGGAAGACAAGAAGGTAGAATCGGTGGTGGAATACGGTACGCAACCGGGAAAGTACGATAGAAAAAACACAGGAGAATCCACTTCTTACAAATACTTCTTCTACAGTTCGGGCAAGATCCACCACGTCAAGATCGGACCTCTAGAACCCAACACCACTTACTATTACAAGTGCGGCTGCAACGGTCCTGAATTTTCTTTCAAGACTCCTCCCTCATCTTTTCCTGTCGAGTTCGCCATAGTCG GCGACCTAGGCCAAACCGAGTGGACAGCAGCAACACTAGCTCAGATAAAAAGCCAAGATTATGACGTTTTTCTACTTCCCGGCGACCTCTCCTACGCCGACACTAACCAGCCACTTTGGGACTCCTTTGGCCGCCTGGTGGAGCCACTTGCTAGTAAGCGTCCTTGGATGGTTACTCAGGGAAACCACGAGATTGAATTCTTCCCAATCATTGAACACACAACCTTCAAGTCATACAATTCCCGGTGGCTCATGCCTTACACCGAGAGCCTCTCTGAATCCAACCTTTACTACTCTTTTGATGTCGCCGGTATCCACACGATTATGCTCGGTTCTTACACCGACTTTGACAGTGAATCCGATCAGTACCAGTGGCTCCAAGCTGATTTAGCAAAG gTTGACCGGAAAATGACACCGTGGGTGATAGTGTTGCTGCACGCGCCTTGGTACAACACGAACGAAGCGCATGAAGGTGAGGGAGAGAGCATGAGGGAAGCCATGGAGTCTTTGCTCTTTAATGCTCGTGTCGATGTCGTTTTTGCCGGTCATGTTCATGCCTACGAACGTTTC AAGCGGGTATATAACAACAAGGTTGATCAATGTGGACCTATATACATAACCATCGGTGACGGGGGCAACCGAGAAGGCCTTGCTACATC GTTTAAGAAGCCTCCTTCGCCTTTATCGGTATTCCGCGAACCAAGTTTTGGACATGGTAGATTGAAGGTTATAGATGAAAAACGAGCACATTGGTCGTGGCATAGAAACAATGACTCCAACACAGTTCTTGCTGATGAAGTCTGGCTCGAGAGTCTTAGTGCGTTATCGTCATGTTGGCCTTCAAGTCAATCCCATGATGAACTCTAA
- the LOC108863493 gene encoding monodehydroascorbate reductase 1, peroxisomal — protein MAEKSFKYIILGGGVSAGYAAKEFASQGVKPGELAVISKEAVAPYERPALSKGYLFPEGAARLPGFHCCVGSGGEKLLPESYKQKGIELILSTEIVKADLAAKSLVSAAGDVFKYETLIIATGSTVLRLTDFGVKGADSKNILYLREIDDADKVVEAIKAKKGGKAVVVGGGYIGLELSAALRINNFDVTMVFPEPWCMPRLFTADIAAFYETYYTNKGVKIIKGTVASGFTAHPNGEVNEVQLKDGRSLEADIVIVGVGAKPLTALFKGQVEEDKGGIKTDAFFKTSVPDVYAVGDVATFPLKMYGDMRRVEHVDHSRKSAEQAVKAIKAAEGGGAVEEYDYLPYFYSRSFDLSWQFYGDNVGDSVLFGDSNPSNPKPRFGAYWVKDGKVVGAFMEGGSGDENKALAKVAKARPAAESLDDLTKQGISFAAKI, from the exons ATGGCGGAGAAGAGCTTCAAGTACATCATCCTCGGCGGCGGCGTTTCAGCC ggATACGCAGCTAAGGAGTTTGCTAGTCAAGGGGTTAAACCAGGAGAATTGGCGGTTATCTCCAAAGAGGCG GTGGCTCCTTATGAACGTCCTGCTCTTAGCAAGGGATATTTGTTTCCTGAAG GGGCGGCTAGACTTCCAGGTTTCCATTGCTGTGTTGGTAGTGGTGGAGAAAAACTGCTTCCTGAATCATACAAACAGAAAG GGATTGAGTTGATACTAAGCACAGAAATAGTGAAAGCAGATCTTGCTGCCAAGAGTCTTGTCAGCGCAGCTGGAGATGTTTTCAAATATGAAACTCTCATCATTGCAACTGGTTCTACT GTTCTCAGATTGACTGACTTTGGTGTGAAAGGTGCTGACTCAAAGAACATCCTCTATCTGAGGGAGATTGATGATGCTGACAAAGTGGTTGAAGCAATCAAAGCAAAGAAAGGTGGAAAGGCTGTAGTTGTTGGCGGAGGCTACATTGGTCTTGAGCTTAGTGCAGCTTTGAGGATCAACAATTTTGATGTCACTATGGTTTTCCCTGAACCTTGGTGCA TGCCTAGGCTTTTCACCGCAGACATTGCTGCTTTCTATGAGACTTACTATACAAACAAGGGAGTGAAGATCATTAAAGGAACAGTGGCATCTGGGTTCACTGCACATCCAAATGGAGAG GTGAATGAAGTTCAACTCAAGGATGGAAGGTCACTAGAAGCCGACATTGTGATAGTTGGAGTTGGTGCGAAACCATTGACAGCCTTATTCAAGGGACAGGTCGAAGAAGACAAAGGTGGAATTAAG ACCGATGCATTCTTCAAAACAAGTGTTCCTGATGTTTACGCTGTTGGTGACGTTGCCACTTTCCCCTTGAAAATGTATGGAGACATGAGAAGGGTCGAGCATGTTGACCATTCTCGCAAATCCGCAGAGCAAGCTGTTAAG GCGATCAAAGCGGCTGAAGGAGGCGGTGCGGTGGAGGAATACGACTACCTTCCATACTTCTACTCGCGCTCGTTTGATCTCTCATGGCAGTTCTATGGAGACAACGTAGGAGACTCAGTCTTGTTCGGAGACAGCAATCCATCAAACCCAAAACCAAGATTTGGAGCGTATTGGGTTAAAGATGGTAAAGTGGTCGGAGCATTCATGGAAGGAGGGAGTGGTGATGAGAACAAAGCTTTGGCTAAAGTGGCTAAAGCTAGACCTGCTGCAGAGAGCCTCGACGATCTTACCAAACAAGGTATCTCCTTCGCCGCTAAGATTTGA
- the LOC108862987 gene encoding vacuolar-sorting receptor 1, which yields MNQEKLGFFSASFLLILSLALGRFVVEKNNLKVTSPDSIKGIYECAIGNFGVPQYGGTLVGTVVYPKSNQKACKSFSDFDISFKSKAGRLPTFVLIDRGDCFFTLKAWIAQQAGAAAILVADNKAEPLITMDTPEEDKSDADYLQNITIPSALITKSLGDSLKSALSGGDMVNMKLDWTESVPHPDERVEYELWTNSNDQCGKKCDTQIEFLKNFKGAAQILEKGGHTQFTPHYITWYCPEAFTLSKQCKSQCINHGRYCAPDPEQDFTKGYDGKDVVVQNLRQACVYRVLNETGKPWVWWDYVTDFAIRCPMKDNKYTKECADEIIKSLDIDLKKVDKCIGDPNADVENPILKAEQESQVGKGSRGDVTILPTLVVNNRQYRGKLEKGAVLKAMCSGFQESTEPAICLTEDLNTNECLENNGGCWQDRASNLTACRDTYRGRLCECPTVQGVKFTGDGYTHCRASGALHCGINNGGCWRETRGSYTYSACVDDHSNGCKCPLGFKGDGVKSCEDVDECKEKKVCQCADCKCKNTWGSYECSCKNGLLYMREHDTCIGSSKVGTTKLSWSFLWFLIIGVGVAGLAGYAVYKYRIRTYMDAEIRGIMAQYMPLESQPTPSGPHMDI from the exons ATGAATCAGGAGAAGCTAGGGTTTTTCAGTGCCTCGTTTCTTCTGATCTTGAGCCTAGCCCTCGGTAGATTCGTCGTGGAGAAGAACAACCTCAAAGTCACGTCGCCCGATTCGATCAAGGGTATTTACGAATGTGCCATCGGGAACTTCGGAGTTCCTCAGTACGGCGGCACACTGGTGGGAACCGTCGTGTATCCCAAATCGAATCAGAAGGCTTGTAAAAGCTTCAGCGATTTCGATATATCCTTCAAGTCGAAGGCTGGTCGCTTACCCACTTTTGTTCTCATCGATCGTGGAG ACTGTTTCTTCACTTTGAAAGCATGGATAGCTCAACAAGCTGGAGCAGCAGCGATTCTTGTAGCTGACAACAAAGCCGAGCCATTGATTACAATGGACACACCTGAAGAAGACAAATCCGATGCAGATTATCTCCAAAACATCACCATTCCATCTGCTCTCATCACCAAGTCCTTGGGAGACAGTTTAAAGTCTGCTCTCTCCGGTGGCGACATGGTGAACATGAAGCTGGACTGGACCGAGTCTGTTCCGCACCCTGACGAGCGTGTGGAATACGAGCTCTGGACTAACAGCAACGACCAGTGTGGGAAGAAGTGTGACACTCAGATCGAGTTTCTCAAGAACTTCAAAGGAGCTGCTCAGATTCTCGAGAAAGGAGGGCATACACAGTTCACTCCGCACTACATCACCTGGTACTGCCCCGAGGCTTTTACGCTGAGTAAGCAGTGCAAGTCTCAGTGTATCAACCATGGAAGGTACTGTGCGCCTGATCCTGAGCAGGATTTTACTAAAGGGTATGATGGGAAGGATGTTGTGGTTCAGAATCTACGCCAGGCTTGTGTTTATAGAGTGTTGAATGAGACTGGCAAGCCTTGGGTTTGGTGGGACTATGTGACTGACTTCGCCATCAGGTGTCCGATGAAGGATAATAAGTACACTAAGGAGTGTGCAGACGAGATTATCAAGTCCCTTG ACATTGATCTCAAGAAGGTGGACAAGTGTATCGGAGACCCTAACGCAGATGTGGAGAACCCTATTCTTAAAGCAGAGCAGGAGTCCCAG GTTGGCAAAGGTTCTCGTGGAGACGTGACTATACTCCCAACTCTTGTAGTGAACAACAGACAATACAGAG GTAAACTGGAGAAAGGGGCAGTGCTGAAAGCTATGTGTTCAGGTTTTCAAGAGTCAACAGAACCAGCTATATGTCTAACTGAAG ATTTAAATACTAACGAATGTTTGGAAAACAATGGTGGGTGCTGGCAAGACAGAGCTTCCAACTTGACTGCATGCCGG GATACATATAGGGGAAGATTGTGTGAGTGCCCTACTGTTCAAGGTGTTAAATTTACTGGTGACGGTTACACTCACTGCAGAG CCTCTGGAGCTTTGCATTGTGGTATCAACAATGGAGGATGCTGGAGAGAAACCCGAGGCAGCTACACTTACTCTGCTTGCGTA GATGATCATTCAAATGGTTGCAAATGCCCACTTGGGTTCAAGGGCGATGGAGTAAAGAGCTGTGAAG ATGTGGACGAGTGCAAAGAGAAAAAGGTTTGCCAGTGCGCAGACTGTAAATGTAAAAACACATGGGGAAGTTATGAATGCAGCTGCAAGAATGGTTTGCTCTACATGCGTGAACACGACACTTGTATAG GTTCAAGCAAAGTTGGAACTACAAAGCTCAGCTGGAGCTTTTTGTGGTTTCTTATAATCGGAGTGGGTGTTGCAGGTCTTGCCGGATATGCTGTCTACAAATACAGGATCAGG ACTTACATGGATGCGGAGATAAGAGGCATCATGGCACAGTACATGCCATTGGAGAGCCAACCCACCCCTAGTGGTCCTCATATGGATATATGA
- the LOC108862243 gene encoding serine/threonine-protein kinase KIPK1, whose protein sequence is MGSCEIVEEKDEEVRLAKVHSGRSSLGRSSSKDSERKQQQREYHGSLEYDIDKLFQSIPVKPPTRRLQLTSSFLETSASAGPSRTTSPSKRSAAMKKPLLGSPRVLGGLSDSLSLKQALRDRCISKASEMAAQKRLSKSAAASPRVSEADRIKSLYNHQSTRLGPADKGKGTLVDETSLTPVNKDIPSTSRSVSQRSEEPSTQGGDYETELDEKVVSTSAEDDVQEEVDKHVTTSLPSDSSKKDNAAELEKKTLSTTLELEQTVKVNDAPEKSKRVTRMIPRPKNHPKKKILVKKKLKIGIVSTKKEEEEETGKLLCQRCHCSLKSTSINNNQPPSYTPEVCSDSLSSVSNNVSQTSEAEIVITKQNVSSSNDSGNKFEFSLSSKDSLGDDYSRSTSMSEESNLSSSSRFSCGNKPHMSMDVRWEAIKHVKVQSSGGSLGLRHFNLLKKLGCGDIGTVYLAELIGTNCLFAIKVMDNEFLARRKKSPRAQAEREILKMLDHPFLPTLYAQFTSDNLSCLVMEYCPGGDLHVLRQKQLGRCFPEPAARFYVAEILLALEYLHMLGIIYRDLKPENILVREDGHIMLTDFDLSLRCAVNPTLLTSSSSPPDPARMSGPYNTSNCIQPFCVNERSCHQVSCFSPRLSSNQQQQQQHLKRSSSSSLHLLPQLVAEPTEARSNSFVGTHEYLAPEIIRGEGHGAAVDWWTFGVLLYELLYGKTPFKGYNNDQTLANVVLESLKFPDTPLVSFQAKDLIRGLLVKEPENRFGSEKGSAEIKRHPFFEGLNWALIRCATPPELPDCYNDYFGQGSPGGNDDRYLECKAIGDHLEFELF, encoded by the exons atGGGTTCGTGTGAAATTGTGGAAGAGAAAGACGAAGAAGTTAGATTAGCAAAAGTACATTCAGGGAGATCTTCTCTGGGACGTTCATCAAGCAAAGATTCAGAGCGGAAGCAGCAGCAGCGAGAGTATCACGGTTCTCTCGAGTATGACATCGACAAGCTTTTTCAGTCTATACCCGTGAAACCACCGACGAGGAGGCTACAACTGACTTCTTCTTTCCTCGAGACGAGCGCGAGTGCTGGTCCTAGCAGGACCACAAGCCCTTCAAAGAGAAGCGCTGCTATGAAGAAACCGTTGTTGGGGTCGCCTAGAGTCCTTGGGGGTCTCTCAGACTCGCTTTCTTTGAAGCAGGCTCTCAGGGACCGTTGCATTTCCAAGGCCTCGGAGATGGCTGCTCAGAAACGCTTGTCGAAATCCGCAGCCGCTTCTCCCAGGGTCTCCGAAGCTGACAGGATCAAGAGTCTGTATAATCATCAGTCTACCAGACTCGGTCCTGCGGACAAGGGTAAAGGAACCTTGGTTGACGAGACGTCTTTGACGCCGGTGAACAAAGATATACCGAGCACTTCGAGGAGCGTGTCTCAACGGTCTGAAGAGCCTTCAACTCAAGGTGGAGACTATGAGACGGAGTTAGATGAAAAGGTTGTCTCTACTTCTGCGGAAGATGATGTGCAAGAAGAAGTAGACAAACATGTTACCACCTCGCTGCCTTCTGATTCAAGCAAGAAAGACAACGCAGCAGAGCTTGAAAAGAAAACTCTCTCAACCACTCTGGAGTTAGAACAGACAGTGAAGGTAAATGATGCACCGGAGAAAAGCAAAAGGGTGACAAGAATGATTCCACGTCCCAAGAACCATCCCAAGAAGAAGATTCTGGTTAAGAAGAAGTTAAAAATCGGAATAGTTTCAaccaaaaaggaagaagaagaagaaaccggTAAACTCCTCTGCCAAAGATGCCACTGTTCGTTGAAAAGCACCAGCATCAACAACAACCAACCTCCCTCCTATACTCCTGAGGTTTGTTCAGACAGTTTGAGCTCTGTTTCAAACAATGTTAGCCAAACCTCCGAAGCCGAGATCGTCATCACGAAACAGAACGTTTCCTCTAGCAACGACAGCGGCAACAAATTCGAATTCTCCTTAAGCTCAAAAGACAGTCTCGGCGACGACTACAGCAGGAGCACGAGCATGAGCGAGGAGAGCAAtctcagcagcagcagcaggtTTAGCTGCGGGAACAAGCCTCACATGTCGATGGATGTGAGATGGGAAGCGATCAAGCACGTCAAGGTACAATCTAGCGGCGGCTCTTTGGGGTTAAGACACTTCAACCTTTTGAAGAAACTCGGCTGCGGAGATATAGGAACGGTCTATCTCGCTGAGCTGATCGGTACGAACTGTTTGTTCGCCATAAAGGTGATGGACAACGAGTTCTTggcgaggaggaagaagagtcCGAGGGCGCAGGCGGAACGTGAGATACTTAAAATGTTGGACCATCCTTTTCTGCCTACGCTGTACGCTCAGTTTACTTCGGATAACTTGTCTTGTCTTGTCATGGAGTATTGTCCTGGAGGAGATCTTCATGTTCTTAGGCAGAAGCAGCTTGGTCGATGTTTCCCTGAACCAGCAGCGAG GTTCTATGTTGCGGAGATCCTTCTTGCACTGGAGTACTTACACATGCTCGGTATCATATACCGAGACCTGAAGCCGGAGAACATTCTAGTCCGTGAAGACGGACACATCATGCTCACAGACTTCGACCTCTCGCTCCGATGCGCAGTGAACCCAACTCTTCTCACCTCATCTTCCTCTCCTCCTGATCCCGCTAGAATGTCAGGTCCATACAACACATCCAACTGCATACAACCCTTCTGCGTCAACGAACGATCTTGCCACCAGGTTTCTTGTTTCAGTCCAAGACTCTCCTcaaaccaacaacaacaacaacaacacttgaagagatcatcatcatcatcattgcaTTTGCTACCTCAGCTCGTGGCCGAGCCAACGGAGGCAAGATCCAACTCCTTCGTGGGAACACACGAGTACTTGGCTCCCGAGATCATCAGAGGAGAAGGACACGGCGCCGCGGTCGACTGGTGGACGTTCGGTGTTCTCCTCTACGAGCTTCTATACGGGAAAACGCCTTTCAAAGGCTACAACAACGACCAGACGTTAGCCAACGTTGTCTTGGAGAGCCTCAAGTTTCCTGACACCCCGCTGGTGAGCTTCCAGGCGAAGGATTTGATCAGAGGGCTTCTGGTTAAAGAGCCGGAGAACCGGTTCGGGTCGGAGAAAGGCTCTGCGGAGATCAAAAGACATCCTTTCTTTGAAGGGCTGAACTGGGCTCTTATCCGTTGCGCAACACCGCCTGAGCTTCCGGATTGCTACAACGACTACTTCGGACAGGGTTCACCTGGAGGCAATGATGATAGGTATCTTGAGTGTAAAGCCATAGGTGATCATCTTGAGTTCGAGTTGTTTTGA
- the LOC108862245 gene encoding uncharacterized protein LOC108862245, producing MSIKNSGAAAAVNNTNGKLPMEEKDEEEEIWKVAVSRFQAREEEIERKKMTVKEKVQQRLGFAEEATRCLTQTLEELEIMGDPMRKEVGMVRKKIDMANRDIKSLAQSCQKKEKEYKETLEAFNEKNKEKTHLVSMLMELLAESERVRMKKLEEINKTVGALQ from the exons ATGAGTATCAAGAACTCAGGAGCTGCTGCTGCAGTCAACAACACCAACGGTAAGCTTCCAATGGAGGAGaaggacgaagaagaagagatatgGAAAGTGGCGGTGTCGAGGTTTCAAGCGCGAGAAGAAGAGAtcgagaggaagaagatgactGTTAAGGAGAAAGTCCAACAGAGGCTTGGTTTTGCTGAGGAAGCTACAAGATGCTTGACTCAAACATTGGAA gaGCTGGAGATTATGGGAGATCCTATGAGAAAAGAAGTTGGAATGGTGAGGAAGAAAATCGACATGGCGAACcgagatatcaaatctttaGCTCAAAGCTGTCAGAAGAAG GAGAAGGAATACAAAGAGACATTAGAAGCTTTCAACGAaaagaacaaagagaaaacTCACCTTGTTTCCATGTTAATGGAG ctactggCTGAAAGCGAAAGAGTAAGGATGAAGAAACTGGAGGAGATCAACAAGACTGTTGGAGCCTTGCaatga
- the LOC108862988 gene encoding mediator of RNA polymerase II transcription subunit 28, translated as MDYQPQPPPSSDPSPSPSDRLPGIRSPETPSNNQNHEIEDIMGCVTALEAALLPCLPARELQAIDRSPHPSHQIDVERHARDFMEAAKKLQLYFMGLKREDHAPTRAESLRKEIAVMEEELKTKEELIKKHSRLIQESQKLVKEQIEKHRVELEKV; from the exons ATGGACTATCAGCCACAACCGCCGCCATCTTCTGACCCTTCTCCGTCGCCGTCTGACCGTCTTCCGGGAATCAGATCACCGGAGACGCCATCGAACAATCAGAACCACGAGATAGAGGACATAATGGGTTGCGTCACGGCTTTGGAAGCAGCACTGCTCCCATGTTTGCCAGCTAGAGAGCTTCAAGCCATCGACCGCTCTCCTCATCCTTCTCATCAAA TTGATGTTGAACGTCACGCCAGAGATTTCATGGAAGCTGCTAAGAAGCTCCAGCTTTATTTCATGGGATTGAAGCGAGAAGATCACGCCCCCACAAGAGCTGAAAGTCTTAGGAAG GAGATTGCAGTCATGGAGGAAGAGCTCAAGACAAAAGAGGAGCTTATAAAGAAGCACTCGAGGCTTATCCAAGAATCACAGAAGCTAGTGAAAGAACAGATTGAGAAACACAGAGTGGAGCTGGAGAAAGTATAA